One Coccinella septempunctata chromosome X, icCocSept1.1, whole genome shotgun sequence genomic window carries:
- the LOC123322314 gene encoding putative nuclease HARBI1, with protein sequence MLANQEVYRSVADRFNVSLSTAWEYFQRVVNVLVEVSSIYIKWPESYENITRKFKKRGGIDGVIGAIDGTHISITTPSYMSNKYLNRKQYHSIVLQGVCDASYIFTDCFTGCPGSVHDARVYRMSPLFKQIMPNITRDYHLLGDSAYPNATNLITPYRDNGHLTRHQRPTRYENYQPIKECTSKSQVIKFFSHKTDGKNVKGTGKIKKQSYNKATFV encoded by the exons ATGCTAGCTAATCAAGAAGTCTATAg GTCAGTAGCAGATAGATTCAATGTTTCATTGAGTACAGCCTGGGAATATTTCCAAAGAGTTGTAAATGTGCTGGTGGAAGTATCTTCAATATACATCAAATGGCCTGAATCATATGAAAATATAACTAGAAAATTCAAGAAGAGAGGAGGAATTGATGGTGTGATAGGGGCAATAGATGGAACCCATATTTCTATTACAACTCCTTCGTACATGTCGAATAAGTACTTGAATAGGAAACAATACCATTCTATTGTTTTACAAGGTGTTTGTGATGCCTCATACATATTCACAGACTGTTTTACAG GATGTCCAGGAAGTGTGCATGATGCTCGTGTATATAGGATGTCTCCATTATTCAAACAAATAATGCCGAATATAACTAGAGATTACCATTTATTGGGTGATTCAGCATACCCTAATGCCACCAATCTCATAACACCATATAGAGATAATGGGCATTTAACTCGACATCAGAG ACCTACCAGATATGAAAATTATCAACCAATCAAGGAATGTACCTCGAAATCCCAAGTTATAAAATTTTTCTCTCATAAAACTGATGGAAAGAACGTCAAAGGCACAGGAAAGATCAAAAAACAGTCCTACAACAAAGCGACCTTCGTCTAG